One Lepisosteus oculatus isolate fLepOcu1 chromosome 27, fLepOcu1.hap2, whole genome shotgun sequence genomic window, TGGAATCTCCTGCTCGTCCGCCGCCGCTGTAAGGAGCTCTGCTCGGGTGCTCCCCAGGCGAAAGGCGCTATACGGCCTGGGAGCAGTGACCGCAGGAGTGTCTTGACGGCATGCGTTTGCGTTTTGTTCAGGCGATCACTCACCCCTACTACAACGCCAACACCTTCAACAATGACATCACCCTGCTGAAGCTCTCCTCGCCCGCCCAGATCACTGCCCGCGTCTCGCCCGTCTGCCTGGCCAGCGCTGGCATGAGCGTCCCGTCTGGAGCGCCGGTGGTCACCACGGGCTGGGGCCGGACAGCCGGCAGCTGTGAGCATCGCCGTCTGCgtgtctcctctgtctctcatcTTCTTCGTCATCATCTGCCTCTGTCAGACTGTCTTCATCTCTTCACTGTCTCTCTGCAtatctcctctgtctctctgtctctctgtatatctcctgtctctctgtctctctgtatatctcctctgtctctctatctctctgcatatgtcctgtctctctgtctctctgtatatctcctgtctctctgtctctctgcatatctcctgtctctctgtatgtctcctgtctctctgcctgtctgtatatctcctctgtctctctctctccgttaCTCTGAATAACTCTTTCACTGTCTATCCATCTACTTTCTGTCTCTCATTTCACATCCCTCTCTGTTTTTCTGCAGCTTCTCCCCCTCGTctccagcaggtggcgctgcCCCTCCTGACCCCGGCGGCCTGCAGGCAGTACTGGGGAAACAAGATTTCTGACGTCATGATCTGCGCAGGGGCCTCAGGCGTCTCGTCCTGCCAGGTGAACAATATGACGTCACTGACTTGACATCAGCCCCCGCCCCCCGTAGCCTGATTAGATCAGGAGCTCAGCAGCACCTGGCCTACAACATCCTGGGGTGGGAGACCTCTGAGGGACACCAGGTGGCTTCTGTAAGCTGTGTTAGGGGACCAGTAGGAGGCTCTCCTCCCCCTGGTGCAGAAGTTCCAGACCAATATCCCACTGGGAGGACAAGGGACTGAAGCagctgtctttcagatgaggcATCAAACATCTGGCATCAGCTCCTGACCCCTGGATAattcaaaatcccagggctggttGTAAGAGAAGGGCAGTCTGGGCTGTACAGTCGGCCctctgtatacagtagctcCCCCTTAATCCACCTGGTGctgcagtttctctctcctccccctgagGAATTCCCTGCTGGAGTAACACTCCTTCCTCcttgtctctgtctgtgtgagCAGGGCGACTCTGGCGGCCCCCTGGTGTACGAGAGGAGCGGCACCTGGTACCTCATCGGCATCGTGTCCTGGGGCACCCAGAACTGCAACGTGCGGGCGCCCGGCGTCTACGCGCGCGTCTCCGCGCTGCGGCAGTGGATCGACCAGACCGTGGCTTACAACTAGGACCGCGCCCGCGTTCACGGAGCGTGATGGTTATTGCGAcgtctaaataaaaaaaaacatgtaataggtttattccctgctgaaaaaagaagaaagaaaacacgtctCCAGcagcccgaagaaggctccacggccgaaacgttgtgttttcttttttttttcagcagggaatacacctattgttcgtttgcagcctacgcatgctgacgcagctacacacctgaattaaataaaaaacatgaccTCTTAAAACGAGCTTCTTTTTATTCGAATAGTCGGCGAGCAGAACGGGTCCGCAAGTGTGGAGTACCAGAAAACGACGAGTGTATTTATTACGATTCTCACAAGGGGGCGTGGGCAAGTACAAAGAAACGTCTCTGTTTTTATATAAACGGGTCACACATTTTCCATCATTCGGTGACTGTTCTTGAACAGAGTTAGGCAAGATAAAACTGTCTGGAGAGGAGCGGGGGTTTGTAGTGGGGGTGGCACTGGAGTGATCCCGAGTTTAAAGGTCACCGTGGCTCAAGTCAGCAATGTAAAGATCAGAAACGCCGCGGAAGCATCTGATTTGATTCATTATCACTGAATGAATGAGTTTATGGGTCTTCAGAAATGGATCTCCTGACACCCTGCAGCCAGAGACCACCGTCGGCTGCCTCTTGGTTCGTGACAGTGGCTCCAGATCAAACCCTCCATTGACTTAATAACTGTTAGATTCATTTGAACAGTTAGTTCCCAGCTCTTAAACACGTCGGAGCTTTAACCGTCGTATtttgtaaatggaaaaaaaaactcaaactcgtgaaaaaacaaaatgcaaataatcAATTAAAGCACTTTCTTGGGTCAATTAAGGCTTCTGTACATTCAAGCAATCCGAGCCAGAATGACATCCAAGCAGCCAATACGAGATGCTAACGTCACTCAAAGGATCAGCCTCCTTATTTCCTCCCAATAGGGAAGAAATATGAGCCTCGGGCCCCGCCCATTGGCAAGGTGCCTCCTAGCAGTTAATTGGCTGAGGGGAATCAATGTTCTACGCAATTGGTTAGAAACAGGGAGGCGGGGTGGAGAGGGATGAGTTGCTAAGTGGCTAATGGCAGAAATCGGGAACGAGATATTTGTTTTTGACTCAGCTGTCAGAGGTTCAATTTAAGTGGAAAACAGTTTTGCAATTAACCACATATTAAACTTTAAgaactatatatattttttaaaatgttgggaAGGAAGGAGGTGTTAAAAGATTGCTTTTCTCTTGTGGTCAGGTTGCATTAACAGAGTATTATCAGATGCTTTTTGACTGAACACATATCCAAGTAGCAAAAATCACAGGTTACTGGGTTAAACTACACGCCCCTTCTGCTCAATATGCGTCACATTGAgcaatacttttttaaataatttgtagatCTGTGTTGCGTTTCATAACCCACAGCTCAGTAATCTTGGTTGTTTTAATGTTGCTTTCTTCCCTACCAGTAAAACGTGTgagacacatttagccatccccctcggaccacacctacaccatcaccatctacctctttatgatttcttatctatcgcacatctccagtcattgtttacacgtctgtattgtttacattcaaaccgtctacatgtttacttgcacattgtctattgtttgtttgtacattgtcttgatgcactgtttgcactttgtcttgttttttacacttgttttacaatcgagaggctttctgtcagtaagaattcctttgtaccagtaccggttacatatggcaataaagttcacgTTCAAGTTTTCCATTCAGGAAAAAAGCTTACTTCGCATCCGCAAAGAAACTAAAAGCAGCAAGCAAAGCGAACGGTTTAGCTAGTTTTAGATTTGAAGCTAAAAGTAGGTACAGAGCCGACGAGCGCTGTTTCTATTTCatgtttcacccgttttctgttTCATGATGATAAAACGTGCGAAAATGCAGTAGTTGCGGTATAGGgaggtaaaaaacaaaactgtagcTAAAAAATACCGGATTCTCTGCAGCGTGAGGAAGGGTCAGGTTTTCTTTAGATTAATGTTGGTTTTGCTccacctgttgttgttttttaacgtTTTATCAAAGGTGTACCTCACCGTATTTTAACTTCAAACAACGTTCACTCTTTCACGATTTCCAGTGGGGTTACTTGTTTTGACCCAGTAAGGGAAACATTCCCACCGCCGTGCCGGCAGTCAACAGTCAGCTGACCCTGACTGAAAGACGAAGCAGGGGGACTGGAGCTGTGTCAAGGAATGTTGGTACCAGTCTCAAAATCCATTTTAGAGGTGACAGAGGCCGCGTTTTGTcttccattttatttatttcaagcGAGATCccgcagaaaaaaaagaagggaCTGAGTCAAGAATCCATTTTCCAAAATAAGCAAAGCTTGTCGTCTTGAGAAACAACCGCCGAGGGCTCAGCCTGGAGAGAAAACACCCGAATCTGGTAAAGTTATCGCAAACATGCTCGACCACAGCCACAGGAtgacaaagttttttttccctctagtGCGGGATGTGTTTTTATGAAACTACAAAAGCAGGCAGACTCTTTTTGTAGTTTATTTCTTTTCCACGAGATTCAGTTTTTTAGTAGAAATCCCACGTGCTTTTTTTCAGGTGGAGAGACAGGTGGGAAATCAGGACCTCCCGACCAGTATTGTTTCTGAGCACCGTACGCACCGCCGCGCGGCGCTGGCTGTGGCTGCAGGCTGGCGCGTCTTGCTGGGGTTTGATCTAACCAGCCCCCCCGGGGGCGCAGGGGGTGACATCCAGCTGGGCCGCTTGCCCCCTGTCCTGATTTCCAGCCGGTGTGGCGCGAGCCTGCGGGTGGTGAGGCCCGGAGCGGAGCAGCTGGGTTGGACTGTGGCCCGGGGAAGTGTTTGGGCTTTAGCTGCTAGTGTGCCAAGCGAGCTCTGGGAGGGCTGGATGACTTGGAGACCCCCAGCTCGGCGCTGGGTGGGCGAGGCCAGCAGGATCCTGTCTGGCCCGGTGTGTCTCAGTTTATTTCAGTGGTGGAGGGATGTTGTTTTCTGGGTGAAATTGAAGAGGAATTCCAAACCTACAACCGATGTACGGTTTCAGCGTTCAGCCAAAGGTTTCGCATCAGAAGTTCGGTTGTTCAGAAACCACACATGCGTGGAGAGGAAATTTGATTTGGCCCTGATGCCGTCTGAAAAGTGTCTGGATGTCTGTACTGGACCAGGTCTCCATCTGTGGGGGTAgaagtgtttttcttctttttatttttgcacagaCTAGGTGTTTTTGGGGTCCCCCTAGTCCCCCAAAACTGCTCTGCCCTCCTGGCTGTGACTGCCCCTGGTTATAGCTTAGAACTAAAAACCATGTGGTTTGGTTTGACAGAGACGTGCAGCCCTATCTCTTAGGTGATGCAAGCCAGCCTCCTCCACAGTCACACTCACTCACTGGCCTGTGCACACTCAGTCATACTGGTGCATATGTTCTCACAATCAGGCACACTCATGGCCACATGCAGTCGCACTCTTACACTCCACACAGGGGGAAGACAACCTTCATCAACAGCCTTGACAATCTCAGATTTAAAAGATGCACCTTGCTCTATAACAAAAGTCATATCCGGTTGTGGGGAGGTCTGTGTCAGCAGATCTCTCCTGACTCGTCCCCACTCTGAcgcacacacagcaccacaccACACCGCACTGCAGTGCCACCCTGGCTGAAACAGgaagcaggaagcaggaagTGATGCCTGGGAGGCTGGACCGTCGAGGCCTCAGCAAGATTCTTTCTTCCTGTCCCCTATAAGGAGGAACGTCCCAGGCTGCTTTGGAGTCTCTCTGGATGAATGTGGATCCTGCAGCCTCTGTGGTTGTCATGGCACCCGAGCTCGAACCTGGACCGGCATCACAGCTGCCCTTGCGGGTCAGGAGGGTGGGCAGAGTGACCACTTGTCCAACTCCATCACTGCAGCTCTCGGCTTGACCTGGACTCTGGAGGTTGCTGGCCTGTGCAATCCTGCACACGTGGGAAAGACAGGAATTCAACAGGAATCAGGATCGGGAGGCTGTGAGCTCAGCTGGAGATGCTGCCAGGCTTGGGTCGGTCCCGAGTTGAACTCGGGTCAAGCTCGGGTCAAGCTCGGGTTGGGCTTGGGTCGGGCTCGGGTTGAACTCGGGTCAAGCTCGGGTTGGGCTCGGGTCGGGCTCAGTTTGCTTGCGTTGGGCCCAGTTCAGGCACGGGTCATGCTCAGGTTTGTCCTGGGTTGGGCTCGGTTCGGTTCGTGCTCAGGTCGGGCCTCCTTCAGAACACTTATTTCCAAGCCCTGGGTCATGAACCCATCCCTGCAACTCTGAAGAGTGGGGGTGGAAGGTCCCCGCTCTCGCGGAAGAGCGCTCTGGGTTTCACTGTCGGACTGCGATCAGGCTGAGGTTCTCGTCGAGAGCCCGGCTCGGTCCTGCTCGGCGCTGGAGCTGATCGCGGGTCGTCCTGATAAGATCCCTCAGCCTGTCCCTCTCACCGCTGCTCTGAGGACTGTGGCCCATCGGGCCAGGAAGAAGCCCGTTTCAGGACACGGACACCTCAGGGGCCTCCGCTGCCTGAAGTAAAGAGATGGTTCTGAAAACAGTCGGGGTTCGAGCCTACGAGGGGGCGCTGGAACAAGCACGGACCCCACGAGCCGGCTGGGCTGAACGGCTCCTCTCGTTCGAACCCGTGAGCCTTTCCTTCTGCTGTGCTGTACAGCTGTCAGGAGTGCCGTGAGTCTCGTGTGCGTTCATCACCTCCAAAACCCTGCACAGCCCCCAGACTCCCCTCCCAGCCCCTCGATCTTCCATCACACGTGCGGTGCctctggggtgtgtgtgtgtgtgtgtgcacgtggAGGTGTGTGTGTACGTGCCACTGTGCATGTGTGTGAGGCAGCGAGGGGGGGAGTGTCTGTGTTTCTGAGGCTTGAGGTGGGGGGGGTCACCTCTTCAACCTTCTTTTTGGGGTTTGTGATGCTACTGCTTATCAGGTGTGAAGCTACTGTGTTCTTGACAACTGCACACGTGCCTGACaccccccacacccccacacccccacagtGGTTTCCTTCCAGCTGCAGCTTGTAAACACCTCGATCACAACCTCATCACGAGCCaaacatcaacactgcactgagagagagaggggttcatacagacacactgactggacactccagtacatcaacactgcactgagagagaggggttaa contains:
- the LOC102697715 gene encoding chymotrypsin-like protease CTRL-1 produces the protein MAALWIVSCLALVGSALGCGVPSIRPVVSGYNKIVNGENAVPGSWPWQVSLQQFSGFHFCGGSLISQYWVVTAAHCRVSPSQHRVILGEYDRSSNTEQIQVKNIAKAITHPYYNANTFNNDITLLKLSSPAQITARVSPVCLASAGMSVPSGAPVVTTGWGRTAGSSSPPRLQQVALPLLTPAACRQYWGNKISDVMICAGASGVSSCQGDSGGPLVYERSGTWYLIGIVSWGTQNCNVRAPGVYARVSALRQWIDQTVAYN